A genomic stretch from Pieris napi chromosome 18, ilPieNapi1.2, whole genome shotgun sequence includes:
- the LOC125058330 gene encoding zinc finger protein 600-like isoform X6 — protein sequence MEFDDVIVKENPGLCRCCLSEGCYKELATEYIWMGENEVYADMLLECFDISISQNNEGPNGTNRLICEVCITRLRDACNFKKQVLECEKKFVDMVGRGDFKQRVTVDILFEEDLKLEQNAEEQSEDTGNFDFLEEPMAFDDEINDDVTAEPLPVKGKRGRPKKSIKTVKKKEEKPKTSKAKGAKRQDMAEDIKSYSSTKRNRLMKKNAVIILESSTVIPFKWHRHKYLCFFCHRPFKDIGTLKEHTKVDHEKSSVQSAVSYLKRDEKVKIDVLNTRCRLCDQKLDDLNDIVEHSRSEHNKVYNEFGLGVVPYKLEENVFKCAECQETFEYFIKLNQHMNKHYGDYVCELCGKSFLSQDRLRCHSLSHGSAFHCNLCSETFDSLTQRNNHERKVHNKDKSIKCFYCAETFQNYTLRKKHHNFVHNIEGPDIKCPVCQKSFQILSKMRVHLKEVHLREKNFACTVCGQKFFSRTHVQKHMIKHSGERVHECSICKKAYARKQTLKDHMRIHNDKKYVCPVCNQMFAQNNSLRLHMKVHSIDSL from the exons ATGGAGTTTGATGATGTGATTGTAAAGGAGAATCCGGGACTATGCCGGTGTTGTCTTTCAGAAGGATGCTACAAGGAATTGGCCACTGAATACATTTGGATGGGAGAAAATGAGGTCTATGCTGATATGTTGTTGGAATGTTTTGATATAAGC ATATCACAAAACAATGAAGGTCCAAATGGCACAAATAGGCTTATATGTGAAGTTTGTATCACTCGGCTCAGAGATGCTTGCAATTTTAAGAAACAGGTTCTTGAATGTGAGAAAAAATTTGTGGATATGGTGGGACGAGGTGACTTTAAGCAAAGAG ttacAGTGGACATACTGTTTGAAGAAGATCTCAAATTGGAACAAAATGCAGAAGAACAGTCGGAAGATACAGGAAACTTTGACTTCTTGGAAGAACCAATGGCCTTTGATGATG AGATTAATGATGACGTCACAGCCGAGCCATTACCCGTTAAAGGAAAACGTGggagacccaaaaagtcgataaaAACAGtgaaaaagaaagaagaaaaaccCAAGACATCGAAAGCTAAAG gTGCAAAACGCCAAGATATGGCAGAGGatataaaatcatattcgTCGACAAAACGAAATAGACTTATGAAAAAGAATGCGGTAATAATTCTAGAATCATCTACCGTTATACCTTTTAAATGGCACAGACATAAATATCTTTGTTTCTTTTGCCATCGTCCATTCAAAGATATCGGCACTTTGAAAGAGCATACAAAAGTTGATCATGAAAAATCTAGTGTCCAATCAGCTGTTTCATACTTAAAACGGGACGAAAAAGTGAAAATTGATGTGCTAAACACCCGTTGCCGATTATGCGATCAGAAATTAGATGACCTCAACGATATAGTAGAACACAGTAGAAGTGAACATAATAAGGTCTATAATGAATTCGGTCTCGGCGTTGTACCATATAAGTTAGAAGAGAATGTCTTCAAATGCGCGGAATGTCAGGAAACATTcgaatattttatcaaattaaatcaGCATATGAACAAACATTATGGGGATTATGTTTGTGAGCTCTGTGGGAAGTCTTTTCTAAGTCAAGATCGGCTGAGGTGCCATTCACTGAGCCATGGATCAGCATTCCACTGTAATCTATGTTCAGAGACCTTCGATTCACTAACGCAAAGAAATAACCACGAAAGGAAAGTTCATAATAAAGACAAATCAATAAAATGCTTCTACTGTGCTGAgacatttcaaaattatacGTTAAGAAAGAAGCATCATAATTTTGTTCACAACATTGAAGGTCCGGATATAAAATGTCCAGTTtgtcaaaaatcatttcaaaTTTTGAGCAAAATGAGGGTACATCTGAAAGAAGTGCATCTGAGAGAAAAGAACTTTGCGTGTACGGTTTGCGGGCAGAAATTCTTTTCGCGGACACATGTGCAGAAGCATATGATCAAACATTCTGGGGAGAGGGTGCATGAATGTAGCATTTGCAAGAAGGCATATGCGCGGAAGCAAACCTTAAAAGATCATATGCGGATAcacaatgataaaaaatatgtttgtccTGTGTGTAATCAAATGTTTGCGCAAAATAACAGTTTGAGGTTGCATATGAAAGTGCATAGTATAGATTCCTTGTAG
- the LOC125058330 gene encoding zinc finger protein 26-like isoform X1, producing the protein MEFDDVIVKENPGLCRCCLSEGCYKELATEYIWMGENEVYADMLLECFDISISQNNEGPNGTNRLICEVCITRLRDACNFKKQVLECEKKFVDMVGRGDFKQRVTVDILFEEDLKLEQNAEEQSEDTGNFDFLEEPMAFDDEINDDVTAEPLPVKGKRGRPKKSIKTVKKKEEKPKTSKAKDKRKYSGLPSSMRIRRNLVTLFNKTTIIPFKFRGKYLCFYCSKYVEEFTELMRHTKGHGECSIRTHSLKAIRGVSNVEIKIDVSEISCEICKEVFPSISEVIEHLVVKHSVEYDRDIEMPFEEYRLKDLACLNCEAKFTFFGYLVSHVNSNHPKNSFTCETCKQKFNKKRDLFSHTKNYHREGGFVCDACDLTFTSLNILNKHKINRHMSRCNICFLKLPSAVLKRKHMKTEHPDDGSLKCKLCFKQFHTDIGLKMHSRNCRNAEVVFDDNDVDVMDSDVKYDAPKRTSVKQLRENISIVITMSTAIPFNFFQNKFNCFFCSKDFQDPNSLREHTIMTHQICDVRNSIRKCRESESSVKIDIATLACKLCFETFNDLDALLNHLISKHDANYDKTINTCLQPYHLVKDHMQCPLCSEVFRFFGTLLKHMNTIHTDNKNICVHCGQSFRREQNLRVHLWRRHSDGKFNCSVCGLDCDIPSRLFMHMAKQHGVKAAKCPMCPETFETQYSRQKHLIDAHNSGHKCTYCGKLFTRESFMRDHVRRTHLKEKNVECTICNAKFFNNILLRRHLVKHSGVKNFHCDVCGDRFYWKKSLSTHMAKHKKNDELHH; encoded by the exons ATGGAGTTTGATGATGTGATTGTAAAGGAGAATCCGGGACTATGCCGGTGTTGTCTTTCAGAAGGATGCTACAAGGAATTGGCCACTGAATACATTTGGATGGGAGAAAATGAGGTCTATGCTGATATGTTGTTGGAATGTTTTGATATAAGC ATATCACAAAACAATGAAGGTCCAAATGGCACAAATAGGCTTATATGTGAAGTTTGTATCACTCGGCTCAGAGATGCTTGCAATTTTAAGAAACAGGTTCTTGAATGTGAGAAAAAATTTGTGGATATGGTGGGACGAGGTGACTTTAAGCAAAGAG ttacAGTGGACATACTGTTTGAAGAAGATCTCAAATTGGAACAAAATGCAGAAGAACAGTCGGAAGATACAGGAAACTTTGACTTCTTGGAAGAACCAATGGCCTTTGATGATG AGATTAATGATGACGTCACAGCCGAGCCATTACCCGTTAAAGGAAAACGTGggagacccaaaaagtcgataaaAACAGtgaaaaagaaagaagaaaaaccCAAGACATCGAAAGCTAAAG ATAAACGTAAATACAGCGGCCTCCCATCCTCGATGCGAATACGACGAAACCTAGTCACCCTGTTcaataaaacaacaataattCCGTTTAAGTTTCGCGGAAAGTATCTTTGCTTCTATTGTAGCAAGTACGTTGAGGAATTCACCGAACTCATGCGACATACTAAGGGACATGGCGAATGTTCCATACGAACACACTCCTTGAAAGCAATAAGAGGTGTTAGTAACGTGGAAATAAAGATAGATGTCTCTGAAATCAGTTGTGAGATTTGTAAAGAGGTTTTTCCTAGTATAAGTGAGGTTATCGAGCATTTAGTTGTGAAACATAGTGTGGAGTACGATAGGGATATTGAGATGCCCTTCGAGGAGTATCGACTTAAAGACCTTGCGTGTCTGAATTGTGAAGCGAAATTCACGTTCTTCGGCTATCTTGTCTCTCATGTCAACAGTAACCATCCCAAAAACAGCTTCACGTGCGAAACGTGCAAAcagaaattcaataaaaagcgAGATTTATTCTCGCACACGAAAAACTATCACAGGGAAGGCGGCTTCGTGTGCGATGCGTGCGATTTGACATTCACCTCATTGAACATATTGAATAAGCATAAGATTAATCGTCATATGTCGCggtgtaatatatgttttttgaaACTACCCTCGGCTGTGCTGAAACGTAAACATATGAAAACCGAGCACCCGGATGACGGATCGTTGAAATGTAAATTGTGTTTCAAACAGTTTCATACGGATATCGGTTTGAAAATGCATTCTAGGAATTGTAGGAATGCCGAAGTTGTCTTTGATGACAATGATGTTGACGTTATGGATTCTGATGTTAAGTATGACGCTCCTAAACGTACGAGCGTTAAACAGCTACGCGAGAATATATCTATAGTCATAACTATGTCCACGGCGATACCTTTTAACTTCTTCCAGaataaattcaattgtttCTTCTGTTCTAAAGACTTTCAAGATCCGAATTCCCTAAGAGAACATACAATAATGACGCATCAGATATGCGACGTACGAAATAGTATACGCAAATGCCGCGAATCGGAATCCTCGGTCAAAATAGATATAGCGACGCTGGCTTGCAAGCTTTGCTTTGAGACGTTTAATGATTTAGACGCATTATTAAATCATTTGATTTCAAAACACGACGCCAATTACGATAAAACAATTAACACATGTCTCCAACCGTACCATTTGGTTAAAGATCATATGCAGTGTCCCCTATGTTCGGAGGTTTTTAGATTCTTCGGAACACTGCTTAAACACATGAACACGATACatacagataataaaaatatttgtgtgcACTGTGGACAGTCGTTTCGTAGGGAACAGAATCTTCGCGTTCATCTATGGCGGCGGCATAGTGATGGGAAGTTCAACTGTAGTGTGTGTGGTTTAGACTGTGATATACCGTCGAGGCTCTTCATGCATATGGCCAAGCAGCATGGTGTGAAAGCGGCGAAGTGCCCGATGTGCCCAGAGACGTTTGAGACGCAGTACTCGAGGCAGAAGCATCTGATAGATGCCCACAATTCCGGGCACAAGTGCACGTATTGCGGCAAATTGTTTACGAGGGAATCGTTTATGAGAGATCACGTGAGACGGACGCATTTGAAGGAGAAAAATGTGGAATGTACGATTTGTAACGcgaagttttttaataatatcttgTTACGGCGACATCTGGTGAAGCATAGTGGTGTTAAGAACTTTCATTGCGATGTCTGTGGGGATAGGTTTTATTGGAAGAAGAGTTTGAGTACGCACATGGCGAAGCATAAGAAAAATGATGAGTTGCACCATTAG
- the LOC125058330 gene encoding zinc finger protein 26-like isoform X2, with the protein MEFDDVIVKENPGLCRCCLSEGCYKELATEYIWMGENEVYADMLLECFDISISQNNEGPNGTNRLICEVCITRLRDACNFKKQVLECEKKFVDMVGRGDFKQRVDILFEEDLKLEQNAEEQSEDTGNFDFLEEPMAFDDEINDDVTAEPLPVKGKRGRPKKSIKTVKKKEEKPKTSKAKDKRKYSGLPSSMRIRRNLVTLFNKTTIIPFKFRGKYLCFYCSKYVEEFTELMRHTKGHGECSIRTHSLKAIRGVSNVEIKIDVSEISCEICKEVFPSISEVIEHLVVKHSVEYDRDIEMPFEEYRLKDLACLNCEAKFTFFGYLVSHVNSNHPKNSFTCETCKQKFNKKRDLFSHTKNYHREGGFVCDACDLTFTSLNILNKHKINRHMSRCNICFLKLPSAVLKRKHMKTEHPDDGSLKCKLCFKQFHTDIGLKMHSRNCRNAEVVFDDNDVDVMDSDVKYDAPKRTSVKQLRENISIVITMSTAIPFNFFQNKFNCFFCSKDFQDPNSLREHTIMTHQICDVRNSIRKCRESESSVKIDIATLACKLCFETFNDLDALLNHLISKHDANYDKTINTCLQPYHLVKDHMQCPLCSEVFRFFGTLLKHMNTIHTDNKNICVHCGQSFRREQNLRVHLWRRHSDGKFNCSVCGLDCDIPSRLFMHMAKQHGVKAAKCPMCPETFETQYSRQKHLIDAHNSGHKCTYCGKLFTRESFMRDHVRRTHLKEKNVECTICNAKFFNNILLRRHLVKHSGVKNFHCDVCGDRFYWKKSLSTHMAKHKKNDELHH; encoded by the exons ATGGAGTTTGATGATGTGATTGTAAAGGAGAATCCGGGACTATGCCGGTGTTGTCTTTCAGAAGGATGCTACAAGGAATTGGCCACTGAATACATTTGGATGGGAGAAAATGAGGTCTATGCTGATATGTTGTTGGAATGTTTTGATATAAGC ATATCACAAAACAATGAAGGTCCAAATGGCACAAATAGGCTTATATGTGAAGTTTGTATCACTCGGCTCAGAGATGCTTGCAATTTTAAGAAACAGGTTCTTGAATGTGAGAAAAAATTTGTGGATATGGTGGGACGAGGTGACTTTAAGCAAAGAG TGGACATACTGTTTGAAGAAGATCTCAAATTGGAACAAAATGCAGAAGAACAGTCGGAAGATACAGGAAACTTTGACTTCTTGGAAGAACCAATGGCCTTTGATGATG AGATTAATGATGACGTCACAGCCGAGCCATTACCCGTTAAAGGAAAACGTGggagacccaaaaagtcgataaaAACAGtgaaaaagaaagaagaaaaaccCAAGACATCGAAAGCTAAAG ATAAACGTAAATACAGCGGCCTCCCATCCTCGATGCGAATACGACGAAACCTAGTCACCCTGTTcaataaaacaacaataattCCGTTTAAGTTTCGCGGAAAGTATCTTTGCTTCTATTGTAGCAAGTACGTTGAGGAATTCACCGAACTCATGCGACATACTAAGGGACATGGCGAATGTTCCATACGAACACACTCCTTGAAAGCAATAAGAGGTGTTAGTAACGTGGAAATAAAGATAGATGTCTCTGAAATCAGTTGTGAGATTTGTAAAGAGGTTTTTCCTAGTATAAGTGAGGTTATCGAGCATTTAGTTGTGAAACATAGTGTGGAGTACGATAGGGATATTGAGATGCCCTTCGAGGAGTATCGACTTAAAGACCTTGCGTGTCTGAATTGTGAAGCGAAATTCACGTTCTTCGGCTATCTTGTCTCTCATGTCAACAGTAACCATCCCAAAAACAGCTTCACGTGCGAAACGTGCAAAcagaaattcaataaaaagcgAGATTTATTCTCGCACACGAAAAACTATCACAGGGAAGGCGGCTTCGTGTGCGATGCGTGCGATTTGACATTCACCTCATTGAACATATTGAATAAGCATAAGATTAATCGTCATATGTCGCggtgtaatatatgttttttgaaACTACCCTCGGCTGTGCTGAAACGTAAACATATGAAAACCGAGCACCCGGATGACGGATCGTTGAAATGTAAATTGTGTTTCAAACAGTTTCATACGGATATCGGTTTGAAAATGCATTCTAGGAATTGTAGGAATGCCGAAGTTGTCTTTGATGACAATGATGTTGACGTTATGGATTCTGATGTTAAGTATGACGCTCCTAAACGTACGAGCGTTAAACAGCTACGCGAGAATATATCTATAGTCATAACTATGTCCACGGCGATACCTTTTAACTTCTTCCAGaataaattcaattgtttCTTCTGTTCTAAAGACTTTCAAGATCCGAATTCCCTAAGAGAACATACAATAATGACGCATCAGATATGCGACGTACGAAATAGTATACGCAAATGCCGCGAATCGGAATCCTCGGTCAAAATAGATATAGCGACGCTGGCTTGCAAGCTTTGCTTTGAGACGTTTAATGATTTAGACGCATTATTAAATCATTTGATTTCAAAACACGACGCCAATTACGATAAAACAATTAACACATGTCTCCAACCGTACCATTTGGTTAAAGATCATATGCAGTGTCCCCTATGTTCGGAGGTTTTTAGATTCTTCGGAACACTGCTTAAACACATGAACACGATACatacagataataaaaatatttgtgtgcACTGTGGACAGTCGTTTCGTAGGGAACAGAATCTTCGCGTTCATCTATGGCGGCGGCATAGTGATGGGAAGTTCAACTGTAGTGTGTGTGGTTTAGACTGTGATATACCGTCGAGGCTCTTCATGCATATGGCCAAGCAGCATGGTGTGAAAGCGGCGAAGTGCCCGATGTGCCCAGAGACGTTTGAGACGCAGTACTCGAGGCAGAAGCATCTGATAGATGCCCACAATTCCGGGCACAAGTGCACGTATTGCGGCAAATTGTTTACGAGGGAATCGTTTATGAGAGATCACGTGAGACGGACGCATTTGAAGGAGAAAAATGTGGAATGTACGATTTGTAACGcgaagttttttaataatatcttgTTACGGCGACATCTGGTGAAGCATAGTGGTGTTAAGAACTTTCATTGCGATGTCTGTGGGGATAGGTTTTATTGGAAGAAGAGTTTGAGTACGCACATGGCGAAGCATAAGAAAAATGATGAGTTGCACCATTAG